Proteins encoded by one window of Juglans regia cultivar Chandler chromosome 15, Walnut 2.0, whole genome shotgun sequence:
- the LOC108993183 gene encoding reticulon-like protein B21, which yields MDVGRRRSVVAGSVWESRMKIDEVRGGIKVFNGEEESSEESMASVNNGGGGDTTTRLKRGQAGAVATSGKRKTWKSESFDGFDKSPFQISKRKPEPLKNSEEQCKELTVSAEGIKKSPAQARKLRSEGSKEAGVSVEKFERSPIQMRRSRSESLKGVGGESGGGIERNSAQLRKVKSNSVKAVEGSGNGIDQKTPVQLRKAKSELSQTVDDSGEGIGEDSVGGNEKSAVDEFGTAGSEETSKEFGICQEKVITDRSVVNYDPKVVVNNDEDDDLDVVDAEDEEDEEEVDEETEIDVKKINGPEPKKIVTEEKKAVGEEKKVVNEEKKIVNQERRLHQVSRKPLITVEQSPPLVKRRAMYQNLSKPTMRNQEFSKPTPSSYKQTFPETHSKLQSFVDLVMWKEVPRSALVVLIGSFFILSSSYTKDLNLSFISVISYMGLVYLAAIFIYRTLICRGVVYIDDASYVLGEQEAIWLLRLVLPYVNELLLKLRALFSGDPATTMKLAVLLFVLARCGSCITIWTVVKLGFMGVFTVPKLCSLYSAQLTAIAKFWVWRFHDIWESCSHKKAVAAAIVFLVLNLSSTVARFWEVFMLYVAFRCYQQPSSVRYDWVEDEAGVEETS from the exons ATGGATGTGGGTAGAAGGAGAAGTGTGGTGGCAGGGTCTGTGTGGGAGAGCAGGATGAAGATTGATGAAGTGAGAGGTGGGATTAAGGTATTCAATGGTGAAGAAGAAAGCTCTGAGGAAAGTATGGCCTCCGTAaataatggtggtggtggggatACTACAACAAGGTTAAAGAGAGGCCAAGCCGGTGCTGTGGCCACCAGTGGGAAGAGGAAGACATGGAAATCCGAGAGCTTTGATGGTTTTGACAAGAGCCCATTTCAGATATCCAAACGAAAACCTGAGCCGCTGAAAAATTCCGAGGAACAGTGCAAGGAGCTGACTGTTTCTGCCGAGGGAATCAAGAAGAGCCCAGCTCAGGCCAGGAAACTGAGATCTGAGGGAAGCAAGGAGGCTGGTGTTTCTGTTGAGAAGTTCGAGAGGAGCCCCATTCAGATGAGGAGGTCAAGATCCGAATCACTCAAGGGGGTCGGTGGGGAATCTGGTGGGGGAATTGAGAGGAACTCGGCGCAGTTGAGGAAGGTGAAGTCGAACTCGGTTAAGGCTGTTGAGGGAAGCGGCAATGGGATTGATCAGAAAACTCCAGTTCAGCTCAGGAAGGCCAAGTCGGAGTTGAGTCAAACTGTGGATGATTCAGGGGAGGGAATTGGTGAAGATTCTGTTGGAGGAAATGAGAAAAGTGCAGTCGATGAATTTGGGACGGCTGGATCTGAAGAAACTAGTAAGGAGTTTGGCATTTGCcaagaaaaagttataacagATAGGAGTGTGGTGAATTATGATCCAAAAGTGGTGGTGAACAATGACGAGGATGACGACCTTGATGTTGTTGatgcagaagatgaagaagacgaagaggaGGTGGATGAGGAAACTGAGATTGATGTTAAGAAAATCAATGGTCCAGAACCCAAGAAGATTGTCACCGAAGAGAAGAAGGCTGTCGGTGAAGAAAAGAAGGTTgtcaatgaagaaaaaaagattgtCAATCAAGAGAGAAGGCTTCATCAAGTTAGTAGAAAACCACTTATCACTGTAGAACAGTCTCCTCCACTTGTAAAACGTCGTGCTATGTACCAGAATCTATCAAAGCCCACTATGAGGAACCAGGAATTCTCAAAACCCACTCCAA GTTCTTATAAACAAACTTTTCCGGAAACCCACAGCAAATTGCAAAGTTTTG TGGACTTGGTAATGTGGAAAGAAGTCCCAAGATCAGCACTTGTGGTGCTAATTGGATCATTTTTCATACTCTCATCTTCCTACACAAAGGATCTGAATCTCAG CTTTATTTCTGTGATTTCCTACATGGGGCTTGTGTATCTTGCCGCCATTTTCATCTATAGGACCCTCATATGCAG GGGAGttgtatatatagatgatgcAAGCTATGTGCTGGGGGAACAAGAAGCAATATGGTTACTGAGATTGGTTCTTCCTTACGTGAATGAGTTACTGTTGAAACTCAGAGCCCTTTTTTCTGGAGATCCTGCAACTACAATGAAG CTGGCAGTACTGCTCTTTGTTTTGGCCAGGTGTGGCAGCTGCATAACCATCTGGACTGTGGTTAAATTGG GTTTTATGGGTGTTTTCACAGTTCCAAAACTCTGCTCATTGTACTCTGCACAGTTAACTGCAATTG CTAAATTTTGGGTTTGGCGCTTCCACGACATATGGGAGTCGTGCTCACACAAGAAAGCTGTGGCTGCAGCCATTGTTTTTCTGGTCTTGAACCTATCCTCAACTGTTGCACGCTTTTGGGAAG tgtTCATGCTGTATGTGGCTTTCCGATGCTACCAGCAGCCTTCTTCAGTGAGATATGATTGGGTAGAAGATGAAGCAGGAGTTGAAGAAACTTCATGA
- the LOC108993186 gene encoding RNA polymerase II C-terminal domain phosphatase-like 4 isoform X1 translates to MQMSLVTDSPVHSSSSDDFAAFLDASLDSGSSEETEDSDQLETQRVKRRKVDKMENIEELQDPTSLPPSLEQTAEASMKKDVCTHPGSFGEMCILCGQRLDADSGVTFGYIHKGLRLENDEIVRLRNTDMKNLLRHKKLYLVLDLDHTLLNSTQLIHMSPQEEYLKSQTDSLQDVSKGSLFMLSFMHMMTKLRPFVRAFLKEASELFEMYIYTMGDRAYALEMAKLLDPQREYFSSRVISRDDGTHRHQKGLDVVLGQESAVLILDDTENAWTKHKDNLILMERYHFFASSCHQFGFNCKSLSELKNDESETDGALVTILKVLKRVHGMFFDELEGNLVDRDVRQVLKTIRKEVLKGCKLVFSRVFPTGFQADNHLLWKMAEGLGATCLKELDPSVTHVVSTDAGTEKSRWAVKHKKFLVHPQWIEAANYLWQKQPEENFIVNQTKNP, encoded by the exons ATGCAGATGAGCCTCGTGACCGATTCTCCGGTGCACTCTTCGAGCAGCGACGACTTTGCAGCGTTCCTCGATGCATCACTTGATTCCGGTTCTTCTGAAGAAACTGAAGATTCCGATCAGCTTGAAACGCAAAG GGTAAAAAGGCGCAAAGTTGACAAGATGGAAAACATAGAGGAGCTTCAGGACCCAACTTCACTTCCACCCTCTCTAGAACAAACCGCAG AAGCATCCATGAAGAAGGATGTTTGTACTCATCCTGGTTCTTTTGGAGAGATGTGTATACTGTGTGGGCAAAGGTTGGATGCAGATTCTGGTGTGACATTTGGGTACATTCACAAG GGACTTAGGCTTGAGAATGATGAAATTGTCAGATTGAGAAACACAGACATGAAGAATTTATTACGCCATAAGAAGCTTTATTTGGTCCTTGATCTAGATCATACACTGCTAAATTCTACTCAACTTATACATATGTCACCACAAGAGGAATATCTAAAGAGCCAAACAGATTCATTGCAAG ATGTCTCAAAAGGCAGTCTCTTCATGCTGAGCTTTATGCATATGATGACCAAGTTAAGGCCCTTTGTTCGTGCATTTTTAAAAGAAGCAAGTGAACTGTTTGAGATGTACATTTATACAATGGGTGACCGGGCGTATGCATTGGAAATGGCTAAACTGCTTGATCCTCAAAGAGAGTACTTCAGTTCTAGAGTTATATCACGCGATGATGGCACCCATAGACATCAAAAAGGTCTTGATGTTGTGCTGGGGCAAGAAAGTGCTGTTCTTATTCTTGATGATACAGAGAAT GCATGGACAAAGCACAAGGACAATCTGATATTGATGGAAAGATATCACTTCTTTGCTTCAAGTTGTCACCAATTTGGCTTCAACTGTAAATCTCTTTCTGAGTTGAAGAATGATGAAAGTGAGACAGATGGAGCACTTGTAACTATTCTTAAAGTTCTTAAGCGTGTCCATGGGATGTTCTTTGAT GAACTTGAGGGGAATCTTGTTGACAGAGATGTGAGGCAG GTGCTGAAAACGATTAGGAAGGAAGTCTTGAAGGGCTGTAAACTTGTCTTCAGTCGTGTGTTTCCCACCGGATTCCAGGCTGATAATCACCTTCTCTGGAAGATGGCAGAGGGTTTGGGAGCTACATGTTTGAAAGAGCTCGATCCATCCGTGACGCACGTGGTCTCAACAGATGCTGGAACAGAGAAATCTCGTTGGGCAGTGAAACATAAGAAGTTTTTGGTCCATCCACAGTGGATAGAAGCTGCAAATTATTTGTGGCAAAAGCAACCTGAAGAGAACTTTATTGTCAACCAAACTAAGAATCCATGA
- the LOC108993186 gene encoding RNA polymerase II C-terminal domain phosphatase-like 4 isoform X2, with protein MSLVTDSPVHSSSSDDFAAFLDASLDSGSSEETEDSDQLETQRVKRRKVDKMENIEELQDPTSLPPSLEQTAEASMKKDVCTHPGSFGEMCILCGQRLDADSGVTFGYIHKGLRLENDEIVRLRNTDMKNLLRHKKLYLVLDLDHTLLNSTQLIHMSPQEEYLKSQTDSLQDVSKGSLFMLSFMHMMTKLRPFVRAFLKEASELFEMYIYTMGDRAYALEMAKLLDPQREYFSSRVISRDDGTHRHQKGLDVVLGQESAVLILDDTENAWTKHKDNLILMERYHFFASSCHQFGFNCKSLSELKNDESETDGALVTILKVLKRVHGMFFDELEGNLVDRDVRQVLKTIRKEVLKGCKLVFSRVFPTGFQADNHLLWKMAEGLGATCLKELDPSVTHVVSTDAGTEKSRWAVKHKKFLVHPQWIEAANYLWQKQPEENFIVNQTKNP; from the exons ATGAGCCTCGTGACCGATTCTCCGGTGCACTCTTCGAGCAGCGACGACTTTGCAGCGTTCCTCGATGCATCACTTGATTCCGGTTCTTCTGAAGAAACTGAAGATTCCGATCAGCTTGAAACGCAAAG GGTAAAAAGGCGCAAAGTTGACAAGATGGAAAACATAGAGGAGCTTCAGGACCCAACTTCACTTCCACCCTCTCTAGAACAAACCGCAG AAGCATCCATGAAGAAGGATGTTTGTACTCATCCTGGTTCTTTTGGAGAGATGTGTATACTGTGTGGGCAAAGGTTGGATGCAGATTCTGGTGTGACATTTGGGTACATTCACAAG GGACTTAGGCTTGAGAATGATGAAATTGTCAGATTGAGAAACACAGACATGAAGAATTTATTACGCCATAAGAAGCTTTATTTGGTCCTTGATCTAGATCATACACTGCTAAATTCTACTCAACTTATACATATGTCACCACAAGAGGAATATCTAAAGAGCCAAACAGATTCATTGCAAG ATGTCTCAAAAGGCAGTCTCTTCATGCTGAGCTTTATGCATATGATGACCAAGTTAAGGCCCTTTGTTCGTGCATTTTTAAAAGAAGCAAGTGAACTGTTTGAGATGTACATTTATACAATGGGTGACCGGGCGTATGCATTGGAAATGGCTAAACTGCTTGATCCTCAAAGAGAGTACTTCAGTTCTAGAGTTATATCACGCGATGATGGCACCCATAGACATCAAAAAGGTCTTGATGTTGTGCTGGGGCAAGAAAGTGCTGTTCTTATTCTTGATGATACAGAGAAT GCATGGACAAAGCACAAGGACAATCTGATATTGATGGAAAGATATCACTTCTTTGCTTCAAGTTGTCACCAATTTGGCTTCAACTGTAAATCTCTTTCTGAGTTGAAGAATGATGAAAGTGAGACAGATGGAGCACTTGTAACTATTCTTAAAGTTCTTAAGCGTGTCCATGGGATGTTCTTTGAT GAACTTGAGGGGAATCTTGTTGACAGAGATGTGAGGCAG GTGCTGAAAACGATTAGGAAGGAAGTCTTGAAGGGCTGTAAACTTGTCTTCAGTCGTGTGTTTCCCACCGGATTCCAGGCTGATAATCACCTTCTCTGGAAGATGGCAGAGGGTTTGGGAGCTACATGTTTGAAAGAGCTCGATCCATCCGTGACGCACGTGGTCTCAACAGATGCTGGAACAGAGAAATCTCGTTGGGCAGTGAAACATAAGAAGTTTTTGGTCCATCCACAGTGGATAGAAGCTGCAAATTATTTGTGGCAAAAGCAACCTGAAGAGAACTTTATTGTCAACCAAACTAAGAATCCATGA